From a single Micromonospora pallida genomic region:
- a CDS encoding ABC transporter ATP-binding protein → MTAIRDTAAPAGVASGTGVPRTGAGEPALLEVDGLTVRFRLRDAVVHAVTDLSLTVHPGELLAVVGESGCGKSVLAHALLGLLPGNATVTGRARLSPPGGDPVDLVDCSERRLARTVRGRAVGLVPQSPATALTPVRTGRQLLVETLRAHGHTRRDAPAAADRVAADVGLRPDDLDRYPHELSGGMAQRLATALALAPDPPLLLADEPTTGLDRPLVDHTLDLLRRRCDTGAAVLLITHDLAAARRVADTVAVMYASRIVEHRPTEALFATPAHPYTAGLLDALPDRAFRPVPGHPPMLTDLPAGCAFAPRCGHATATCATPPATGPVTGPGRVACHHPLPAGATA, encoded by the coding sequence GTGACCGCCATCCGTGACACCGCCGCCCCCGCTGGCGTGGCGAGCGGGACCGGCGTCCCGCGCACCGGCGCGGGGGAACCCGCCCTGCTGGAGGTCGACGGGCTGACCGTCCGCTTCCGGCTCCGGGACGCCGTGGTGCACGCCGTCACCGACCTGAGCCTGACCGTCCACCCGGGCGAACTGCTCGCCGTGGTGGGGGAGTCCGGGTGCGGCAAGTCCGTGCTCGCCCACGCCCTGCTGGGCCTGCTGCCCGGCAACGCCACCGTCACCGGCCGGGCCCGACTGAGCCCGCCCGGCGGGGACCCGGTCGACCTGGTCGACTGCTCCGAGCGTCGCCTCGCCCGCACCGTACGGGGCCGGGCCGTCGGCCTGGTGCCGCAGAGCCCCGCCACCGCGCTCACTCCGGTGCGTACGGGCCGGCAGTTGCTGGTGGAGACCCTGCGCGCCCACGGCCACACCCGGCGCGACGCGCCCGCCGCCGCCGACCGGGTGGCCGCCGACGTCGGCCTACGCCCGGACGACCTCGACCGCTACCCGCACGAACTCTCCGGCGGCATGGCCCAACGCCTGGCCACCGCGCTCGCGCTCGCCCCCGACCCGCCGCTGCTGCTGGCCGACGAACCCACCACCGGCCTCGACCGCCCCCTGGTCGACCACACCCTCGACCTGCTGCGCCGCCGCTGCGACACCGGTGCCGCCGTCCTGCTCATCACCCACGACCTCGCCGCCGCCCGCCGCGTCGCCGACACCGTCGCCGTGATGTACGCCAGCCGCATCGTCGAGCACCGGCCCACCGAGGCGCTCTTCGCCACCCCCGCCCACCCCTACACGGCCGGTCTCCTCGACGCCCTGCCCGACCGCGCCTTCCGGCCCGTTCCCGGCCACCCGCCGATGCTCACCGACCTCCCCGCCGGCTGCGCGTTCGCCCCACGCTGCGGCCACGCCACCGCCACCTGCGCCACCCCGCCCGCCACCGGGCCGGTGACCGGCCCCGGCCGGGTCGCCTGCCACCACCCGCTGCCCGCCGGAGCGACCGCATGA
- a CDS encoding ABC transporter permease, with amino-acid sequence MTDLALRIRTVRLRWPGPGRVGVLVAATVLAVTVLAVLLAPALWPLDQSAVDLSRTRIAPSPAHLAGTDDLGRDVLHRSLYGLRVSLLVGAVAALVATVIGGLVGAVAGSIGGWVDRVLMRIVDTVAALPHLLLGIFVVAMLRPSLGAVILSVGLTHWLSTARIVRSELLSLRTRPFIDAAVSGGASRTRVLTRHLLPHVLPRLALATTLMVPHAVWHETALSFLGLGLPPHLASLGNMINDGQRSLLTGAWWASLVPGLLLVVVTLALAALTGWWRDRLDPRVRAELSL; translated from the coding sequence ATGACTGACCTCGCCCTGCGGATCCGCACCGTCCGACTCCGGTGGCCCGGCCCGGGACGCGTCGGGGTGCTCGTCGCCGCCACCGTCCTGGCCGTCACGGTCCTCGCCGTGCTGCTCGCCCCCGCCCTCTGGCCGCTGGACCAGAGCGCGGTGGACCTGTCCCGTACCCGGATCGCGCCCTCGCCCGCGCACCTGGCCGGCACCGACGACCTGGGCCGCGACGTGCTCCACCGCAGCCTCTACGGCCTGCGCGTCTCACTGCTCGTCGGCGCGGTCGCCGCGCTGGTCGCCACCGTCATCGGCGGTCTCGTCGGCGCGGTCGCGGGCAGCATCGGCGGCTGGGTCGACCGGGTGCTGATGCGGATCGTCGACACCGTCGCCGCGCTGCCGCACCTGCTGCTGGGTATCTTCGTCGTGGCGATGCTGCGGCCCAGCCTCGGCGCGGTGATCCTCTCCGTCGGGCTGACCCACTGGCTCTCCACCGCCCGGATCGTCCGCTCCGAACTGCTCAGCCTGCGGACCCGGCCGTTCATCGACGCCGCCGTCTCCGGCGGGGCCAGCCGGACCCGGGTGCTCACCCGGCACCTGCTGCCGCACGTGCTGCCCCGGCTGGCGCTGGCGACCACGCTGATGGTGCCGCACGCCGTCTGGCACGAGACCGCCCTGTCCTTCCTCGGCCTGGGCCTGCCCCCGCACCTGGCCTCCCTCGGCAACATGATCAACGATGGTCAGCGGTCCCTGCTCACCGGCGCCTGGTGGGCCAGCCTCGTGCCCGGCCTGCTCCTCGTGGTCGTCACGCTGGCCCTGGCTGCCCTCACCGGCTGGTGGCGTGACCGCCTCGACCCCCGGGTACGAGCGGAGCTGAGCTTGTGA
- a CDS encoding ABC transporter permease, translating to MTAPVKTATRRSRLAGAGTVVRRRLLVAVPILAATSAGMFVLGAASPIDPAQQYAGAAAFTSSEENLAQIRANWGVDDPLPVQYARWVGNLLRGDLGWSTSRHEPVASVLAARAGWTLLLVGTALALVLVASLLLGTLAAYRRGGWFDQSLRATAYAVQSMPVFWIGLAAIALFALTLGWLPAGGLTDITATRTNPADVAVHLVLPVTVLALSQAPWFVLFIRDAVADSLRDDHVLAAKARGLPGRTVLFGHALRTALLPFLTLIGTHLPEIVGGAVLVETVFSLPGLGAVTVQAALGSDFPLLAAITLTTTVVVLAANLATDLAYAAADPRVRLDD from the coding sequence GTGACCGCCCCGGTGAAGACCGCCACCCGTCGAAGCCGGCTGGCGGGGGCCGGCACGGTCGTCCGCCGTCGGCTGCTGGTCGCCGTGCCGATCCTCGCCGCCACCAGCGCCGGCATGTTCGTCCTCGGCGCGGCCTCGCCGATCGACCCCGCCCAGCAGTACGCGGGCGCCGCCGCCTTCACCAGCAGCGAGGAGAACCTCGCCCAGATCCGCGCCAACTGGGGCGTCGACGACCCGCTGCCGGTGCAGTACGCCCGCTGGGTGGGCAACCTGCTCCGGGGCGACCTGGGCTGGTCGACCAGCCGCCACGAACCGGTCGCCTCGGTGCTCGCCGCCCGCGCCGGCTGGACCCTGCTGCTCGTCGGCACCGCCCTCGCCCTCGTCCTGGTGGCGAGCCTGCTGCTGGGCACCCTCGCCGCGTACCGGCGCGGCGGATGGTTCGACCAGTCCCTGCGTGCCACCGCGTACGCGGTGCAGTCCATGCCGGTGTTCTGGATCGGGCTGGCCGCGATCGCCCTCTTCGCGCTCACCCTCGGCTGGCTGCCCGCCGGCGGCCTCACCGACATCACCGCCACCCGCACGAACCCCGCCGACGTGGCGGTGCACCTGGTCCTGCCGGTGACGGTGCTGGCCCTGTCGCAGGCGCCGTGGTTCGTGCTGTTCATCCGGGACGCGGTGGCCGACAGCCTCCGCGACGACCACGTGCTCGCCGCCAAGGCCCGGGGTCTGCCCGGCCGGACGGTGCTGTTCGGCCACGCGCTGCGTACCGCGCTGCTGCCGTTCCTCACCCTGATCGGCACCCACCTGCCGGAGATCGTCGGCGGGGCGGTGCTGGTGGAGACCGTGTTCTCCCTGCCCGGCCTGGGTGCGGTCACCGTGCAGGCCGCCCTCGGCAGCGACTTCCCGCTGTTGGCCGCGATCACCCTGACCACCACCGTCGTGGTGCTGGCCGCGAACCTGGCCACCGACCTCGCCTACGCCGCCGCCGACCCCCGGGTACGCCTCGATGACTGA
- a CDS encoding ABC transporter substrate-binding protein, which produces MGTPSGRWPAGPARWVAAAVVGVLALAGCSAPTATSPGVGGGTLVVATAAEPTTLNPVLNYGVDGASLIFDGLVARDDRNQLVPALARELPTVSADGKTVTAKLRDGVLFHDGSPLTAQDVVFTYQTVLDPKVDSTLRSDLDMLASVTAPDPATVVFTLRHAYTPFLQRLTLGIVPAKALAGQDVNKAAFNRQPVGTGPYRVTSWTPGDRLVLAANDRYWGGKPANPGVVVAFVPDDNVRAQRTRAGEFDAAELAPKLATGFDERDGYRVFKVPTADYRGVVLPMGNPVTGDPAVRRALNAAVDRAAMVTGVLGGAGEPAFGPVPPSSEFAEPAIVGKPTADQAAATAALDAAGWRPGPDGVRVKDGRPAAFALMYPATDSLRKELALAVTADARKVGIKITPEGLTWDAITPRMASDAVVMGFGTPYDPDFVTFKLFTSTFAGQGFFNPGSYRSDMVDQALRDGRANADPAARKAAYATFQKQLATDLPWVFLTYLQHTYVVRDGVTGVTPRVEPHEHDVANSIWWNIHTWTKSS; this is translated from the coding sequence ATGGGTACCCCTTCAGGCCGGTGGCCGGCCGGGCCAGCCCGGTGGGTGGCGGCGGCCGTCGTCGGCGTACTGGCCCTGGCCGGCTGTTCGGCCCCGACGGCCACGTCGCCGGGCGTCGGCGGCGGCACCCTCGTGGTGGCGACGGCGGCTGAGCCGACGACGCTGAACCCGGTGCTGAACTACGGGGTCGACGGCGCCTCGCTGATCTTCGACGGCCTGGTCGCCCGGGACGACCGCAACCAGCTCGTGCCGGCCCTGGCCCGCGAGCTGCCCACCGTGTCGGCGGACGGGAAGACGGTGACCGCGAAGCTGCGCGACGGGGTCCTCTTCCACGACGGCAGCCCGCTCACCGCGCAGGACGTGGTCTTCACCTACCAGACTGTGCTGGACCCGAAGGTCGACTCGACGCTCCGCTCCGATCTGGACATGCTCGCCTCCGTCACCGCGCCCGACCCGGCGACCGTGGTGTTCACCCTCCGGCACGCCTACACGCCGTTCCTGCAACGGCTGACGCTGGGCATCGTGCCGGCGAAGGCGCTGGCCGGGCAGGACGTCAACAAGGCCGCGTTCAACCGCCAGCCGGTGGGCACCGGCCCGTACCGGGTGACCTCGTGGACTCCCGGTGACCGACTCGTGCTCGCCGCCAACGACCGGTACTGGGGCGGCAAGCCCGCCAACCCGGGCGTGGTGGTGGCGTTCGTCCCCGACGACAACGTCCGTGCCCAGCGGACGCGGGCGGGGGAGTTCGACGCGGCGGAGTTGGCGCCGAAGCTGGCCACCGGGTTCGACGAGCGCGACGGCTACCGGGTGTTCAAGGTGCCCACCGCCGACTACCGGGGCGTCGTGCTGCCGATGGGCAATCCGGTCACCGGGGACCCGGCCGTACGGCGGGCGCTCAACGCGGCGGTGGACCGCGCGGCGATGGTGACTGGTGTGCTCGGCGGGGCGGGGGAGCCCGCCTTCGGGCCGGTGCCGCCGTCGTCGGAGTTCGCCGAGCCCGCGATCGTCGGCAAGCCGACCGCCGACCAGGCCGCCGCCACCGCCGCCCTCGACGCGGCCGGCTGGCGGCCCGGCCCGGACGGCGTCCGGGTCAAGGATGGTCGCCCGGCGGCCTTCGCGCTGATGTACCCGGCCACCGACAGCCTGCGCAAGGAACTCGCCCTCGCGGTCACCGCCGACGCGCGGAAGGTCGGCATCAAGATCACTCCCGAGGGGCTGACCTGGGACGCGATCACCCCACGGATGGCCAGCGACGCGGTGGTCATGGGCTTCGGCACCCCGTACGACCCGGACTTCGTCACCTTCAAGCTGTTCACCTCGACCTTCGCCGGCCAGGGCTTCTTCAACCCCGGCTCCTACCGCTCCGACATGGTCGACCAGGCGCTGCGGGACGGCCGGGCCAACGCCGACCCGGCGGCCCGGAAGGCCGCGTACGCCACCTTCCAGAAGCAGCTCGCCACCGACCTGCCCTGGGTGTTCCTGACCTACCTCCAGCACACCTACGTGGTCCGGGACGGGGTCACCGGCGTGACGCCCCGGGTGGAGCCACACGAGCACGACGTGGCCAACAGCATCTGGTGGAACATCCACACCTGGACGAAGTCGTCGTGA
- a CDS encoding energy-coupling factor ABC transporter permease, with protein MHIAEGYLPPVQAAAWFVVSAPFVVHGSRALVQQVRRDPEAKLLLGAAGAFTFALSALKIPSVTGSSSHPTGTGLGAVLFRPPVMSVLGSIVLLFQALLLAHGGLSTLGANVFSMAIVGPWVAYGAYLLARRLGGGLDVAVFLAATLGGLATYCVTSVQLALAFPDPASGFLGAVAKFGGIFAVTQIPLAIGEGLLSVLVVRLLTRVSGDELRRLGVLRKTEEVPA; from the coding sequence ATGCACATTGCCGAGGGGTATCTACCCCCGGTGCAGGCCGCGGCGTGGTTCGTGGTGTCCGCACCCTTCGTCGTCCACGGCAGCCGGGCCCTGGTCCAGCAGGTCCGCCGGGATCCCGAAGCCAAGTTGTTGCTGGGAGCGGCGGGTGCCTTCACCTTCGCGCTCTCGGCGTTGAAGATCCCGTCGGTCACCGGATCGTCGTCCCACCCCACCGGCACCGGCCTCGGCGCGGTGCTGTTCCGGCCGCCGGTGATGAGCGTCCTCGGCAGCATCGTCCTGCTGTTCCAGGCGCTCCTGCTGGCCCACGGCGGGCTGAGCACGCTCGGTGCCAACGTCTTCTCGATGGCCATCGTCGGCCCGTGGGTGGCCTACGGCGCCTACCTGCTGGCCCGCCGGCTCGGCGGCGGGCTCGACGTGGCGGTGTTCCTCGCCGCCACGCTGGGCGGCCTGGCGACCTACTGCGTCACCAGCGTGCAGCTCGCCCTCGCGTTCCCCGACCCGGCGTCCGGCTTCCTCGGCGCGGTGGCGAAGTTCGGCGGCATCTTCGCCGTCACCCAGATCCCCCTGGCGATCGGCGAGGGGCTGCTGTCGGTACTGGTGGTGCGGCTGCTGACCCGGGTCAGCGGCGACGAGCTGCGCCGCCTCGGCGTGCTGCGCAAGACCGAGGAGGTGCCGGCGTGA
- a CDS encoding energy-coupling factor ABC transporter substrate-binding protein, which produces MKRFGRVNLLLLLAVVALAVAPLALGLGDSHEEPFAGADAQAEAAIVTDHPDYEPWFSAIYEPPSGEIESGLFALQAAVGAGFLGYYFGVARTRQRLRDTDRTAG; this is translated from the coding sequence GTGAAGCGCTTCGGACGGGTGAACCTGCTCCTGCTGCTGGCGGTGGTCGCGCTGGCGGTCGCCCCACTGGCCCTCGGGCTCGGCGATTCACACGAGGAGCCGTTCGCCGGGGCGGACGCCCAGGCCGAGGCGGCCATCGTCACCGACCACCCGGACTACGAACCGTGGTTCTCCGCCATCTACGAGCCGCCCTCCGGTGAGATCGAGTCGGGACTGTTCGCCCTCCAGGCGGCGGTCGGGGCCGGCTTCCTCGGCTACTACTTCGGGGTCGCCCGCACCCGGCAACGGTTGCGCGACACCGACCGCACCGCCGGCTAG
- the cbiQ gene encoding cobalt ECF transporter T component CbiQ: MFAIDVAAHTGPWRLRHPGEKALLALGLLGCAVALPPWPGAALAGTAAALLLVGPARVPLPVLLRAARVPALFIATSALPLLVSVHSPTRLGWNPAGAEAAATTTGRAVAGLLCVLLFSATTPLSDVLPRLVRLGVPAAVTEVAALTYRMLFLLVDSVRAVREAQAARLGHRTWRTTYRSLTGQAGAIFVRAFTRARRLEEGLAVRGYTGSLAVQVEDRRVSPTFVVATVALLAAIVATTTVSGASWR; encoded by the coding sequence GTGTTCGCCATCGACGTCGCCGCGCACACCGGCCCCTGGCGACTGCGGCACCCGGGCGAGAAGGCACTGCTGGCCCTGGGCCTGCTGGGCTGCGCGGTGGCGCTGCCCCCGTGGCCGGGAGCCGCGTTGGCGGGCACCGCCGCCGCGCTGCTGCTGGTCGGTCCGGCCCGGGTCCCGCTGCCGGTGCTGCTGCGGGCCGCCCGGGTGCCGGCGCTGTTCATCGCCACCTCCGCGCTGCCGCTGCTGGTGTCCGTGCACTCCCCGACCCGGCTGGGCTGGAATCCGGCCGGGGCCGAGGCGGCGGCGACGACCACCGGCCGGGCGGTGGCGGGCCTGCTGTGCGTGCTGCTGTTCAGTGCCACCACTCCCCTGTCGGACGTCCTGCCGAGGCTGGTCCGGCTCGGGGTGCCGGCGGCGGTCACCGAGGTCGCCGCGCTGACGTACCGGATGCTCTTCCTGCTGGTCGACAGCGTGCGCGCGGTACGGGAGGCGCAGGCGGCACGGTTGGGCCACCGGACCTGGCGCACCACGTACCGCTCCCTGACCGGGCAGGCGGGGGCGATCTTCGTCCGCGCCTTCACCCGGGCCCGCCGCCTCGAGGAGGGGCTGGCGGTACGCGGCTACACCGGTTCCCTCGCCGTGCAGGTGGAGGACCGGCGGGTGTCGCCGACCTTCGTGGTCGCCACCGTCGCGCTCCTGGCGGCGATCGTGGCGACGACGACCGTCTCGGGTGCGTCGTGGCGGTGA
- a CDS encoding energy-coupling factor ABC transporter ATP-binding protein, whose protein sequence is MSGVDFAYQPRQPVLTGVELAVLPGQRLAVVGPNGGGKTTLFRLAVGALSPDAGLIEVAGSPVRRTRAGLLELRQRVQLVLQDPDDQLFSASVRQDVSFGPVNLGLPAEQVRQRCDEALAALQVTALADRPTHLLSYGQRKRVAIAGAVALRPELLILDEPTAGLDPAGVEALLRTLDDLHADGTTIMVSTHDVDLAFRWADEVVVVAGGGVRRVPTTEALADPELLTAARLTPAWAPLVHRLIDRLPELSGARPRSAAELAALLTTTEEKAG, encoded by the coding sequence ATGTCCGGGGTGGACTTCGCCTACCAGCCCCGCCAGCCCGTGCTCACCGGAGTGGAGCTGGCCGTCCTGCCCGGTCAGCGGCTGGCCGTGGTGGGGCCCAACGGCGGCGGGAAGACCACCCTGTTCCGGCTGGCGGTCGGTGCCCTCAGCCCGGACGCGGGACTCATCGAGGTGGCCGGGAGCCCGGTACGGCGCACCCGCGCCGGCCTGCTGGAACTGCGGCAACGGGTGCAACTGGTGCTCCAGGACCCGGACGACCAGTTGTTCTCCGCCAGCGTCCGGCAGGACGTCTCGTTCGGACCGGTGAACCTCGGGCTCCCCGCCGAGCAGGTGCGGCAACGCTGCGACGAGGCGCTGGCCGCGTTGCAGGTCACCGCGCTGGCGGACCGCCCCACCCACCTGCTCTCGTACGGGCAGCGCAAGCGGGTCGCCATCGCCGGGGCGGTGGCGTTGCGCCCGGAGCTGCTGATCCTGGACGAGCCGACCGCCGGTCTCGACCCGGCGGGCGTGGAGGCGCTGCTGCGTACCCTCGACGACCTGCACGCCGACGGGACCACCATCATGGTCTCCACCCACGACGTCGACCTGGCGTTCCGCTGGGCGGACGAGGTGGTGGTCGTGGCCGGCGGCGGCGTACGCCGGGTGCCCACCACCGAGGCGCTGGCCGACCCGGAACTACTCACGGCAGCGCGGCTGACGCCCGCATGGGCACCCCTGGTGCACCGGCTGATCGACCGGCTACCCGAGCTGTCCGGGGCCCGCCCCCGATCCGCCGCCGAACTGGCGGCGCTACTGACGACCACCGAGGAGAAGGCCGGATGA
- a CDS encoding cobalt-precorrin-6A reductase: MTAGTTKWRLLILGGTAEARALAAAVTARPDVWVVSSLAGRVADPRLPVGEVRIGGFGGATGLARWLTEQRIDAVVDATHPYAARMRVSGIDAAATAGVPHLRLERPGWTAQPGDRWHRVPDLPAAVAALPALGRRVLLTTGRQSLGAFTPLTDLWFLARVVDAPDGPLPAHVRLLRSRGPYTVDGETALIREHRIDVVVTKDSGGALTEAKLTAARHLGLPVLMVDRPTPARPPATVTTVDDAVRWLDRHLQAG, from the coding sequence ATGACCGCCGGGACGACCAAGTGGCGGCTGCTCATCCTCGGTGGCACGGCCGAGGCCCGTGCGCTGGCGGCGGCCGTCACCGCCCGCCCCGACGTCTGGGTCGTCTCGTCGCTGGCCGGGCGGGTGGCCGACCCCCGGCTACCGGTCGGCGAGGTACGCATCGGCGGGTTCGGCGGCGCGACCGGCCTGGCCCGATGGCTGACCGAACAGCGGATCGACGCGGTGGTGGACGCCACCCACCCGTACGCGGCGCGGATGCGGGTCTCCGGCATCGACGCCGCCGCCACGGCCGGCGTACCGCACCTGCGGTTGGAGCGGCCGGGCTGGACGGCGCAGCCGGGCGACCGCTGGCACCGGGTGCCCGACCTGCCCGCCGCAGTGGCCGCGCTGCCAGCGCTGGGGCGGCGGGTGTTGCTGACCACCGGTCGGCAGAGCCTGGGCGCGTTCACGCCCCTGACCGACCTGTGGTTCCTCGCCCGGGTGGTCGACGCCCCGGACGGCCCGCTGCCGGCGCACGTACGCCTGCTGCGCAGCCGGGGACCGTACACGGTGGACGGGGAGACCGCGCTGATCCGCGAACACCGGATCGACGTGGTCGTCACCAAGGACAGCGGCGGCGCGCTCACCGAGGCGAAGCTGACCGCCGCCCGTCACCTGGGTCTGCCGGTGCTGATGGTCGACCGGCCGACGCCGGCCCGTCCGCCCGCGACGGTGACCACGGTCGACGACGCGGTGCGCTGGCTGGACCGGCACCTGCAGGCTGGGTGA
- the cobJ gene encoding precorrin-3B C(17)-methyltransferase yields MPYFSLALLPSPTSAAARDDLPAPAPVTGQGEVTVIGLGPAGPRWLTPEVGRALREAEHLVGYGPYVDRVPVRPGQERHTSGNQVETERAAHALDLALGGARVVVVSSGDPGVFAMASAVYEVATAEPRFAGVPVRVLPGLTAAQAAASRIGAPLGHDFAILSLSDRLKPWPVIESRLAAASAADLVLALYNPASASRRWQVGAAKDVLLRHRDPKTPVVVARDVGRPGEKLTVVSLGDLDPETVDMKCLLIIGSSTTQVSTRGDESVVVWTPRTYPA; encoded by the coding sequence GTGCCGTACTTCTCGCTGGCCCTGCTGCCCAGCCCCACCAGCGCGGCGGCCCGCGACGACCTGCCCGCCCCGGCGCCGGTCACCGGCCAGGGCGAGGTCACCGTGATCGGGCTCGGCCCGGCCGGGCCCCGTTGGCTCACCCCGGAGGTGGGCCGGGCGCTGCGCGAGGCCGAACACCTCGTCGGCTACGGCCCGTACGTGGACCGGGTGCCGGTGCGCCCCGGCCAGGAGCGGCACACCTCCGGCAACCAGGTGGAGACCGAACGGGCCGCGCACGCCCTCGACCTGGCGCTCGGTGGGGCCCGGGTGGTGGTGGTCTCCTCCGGTGACCCGGGCGTCTTCGCGATGGCCAGCGCCGTCTACGAGGTGGCCACCGCCGAACCCCGGTTCGCCGGAGTGCCGGTGCGGGTGCTGCCCGGCCTGACCGCCGCCCAGGCCGCCGCGAGCCGGATCGGCGCGCCGCTCGGGCACGACTTCGCGATCCTGTCCCTCTCCGACCGGCTCAAGCCGTGGCCGGTCATCGAGTCCCGACTTGCCGCCGCCTCGGCGGCGGACCTGGTGCTGGCCCTCTACAACCCGGCCTCGGCCAGCCGCCGCTGGCAGGTCGGCGCGGCCAAGGACGTCCTGCTGCGGCACCGCGACCCGAAGACCCCGGTGGTGGTCGCCCGGGACGTGGGCCGGCCGGGGGAGAAGCTCACCGTGGTGTCCCTCGGTGACCTCGACCCGGAGACGGTCGACATGAAGTGCCTGCTGATCATCGGCTCGTCCACCACCCAGGTCAGCACCCGGGGCGACGAGTCGGTGGTGGTCTGGACGCCGCGCACCTACCCGGCCTGA
- a CDS encoding precorrin-8X methylmutase translates to MSYDYVREGAEIYRRSFATIRAEADLSRLPADVGQVVVRMIHACGMVDLVDDVQAHPDVVSAGRAALAAGAPILCDAAMVAAGVTRARLPVDNEVVCTLRDPAVPELATRLGTTRSAAAMELWRDRLDGAVVAIGNAPTSLFRLLEMIDEGAPRPAAIIGVPVGFIGAVESKQALAAHPAGIPYLVVHGRRGGSAVTAAAVNGIANEVE, encoded by the coding sequence GTGAGCTACGACTACGTCCGCGAGGGCGCCGAGATCTACCGGCGTTCCTTCGCCACCATCCGCGCCGAGGCCGATCTGTCCCGACTGCCGGCCGACGTCGGCCAGGTCGTCGTCCGGATGATCCACGCCTGCGGCATGGTGGACCTCGTCGACGACGTGCAGGCCCACCCGGACGTGGTCTCCGCCGGCCGCGCCGCCCTGGCCGCCGGTGCGCCGATCCTCTGCGACGCGGCCATGGTCGCCGCCGGGGTCACCCGCGCCCGGCTGCCCGTCGACAACGAGGTGGTCTGCACCCTGCGCGACCCGGCGGTGCCGGAGCTGGCCACGCGACTCGGCACCACCCGCAGCGCCGCCGCGATGGAGCTGTGGCGGGACCGGCTCGACGGCGCGGTCGTCGCCATCGGCAACGCCCCGACGTCGCTGTTCCGGCTGCTGGAGATGATCGACGAGGGGGCACCCCGACCCGCCGCGATCATCGGGGTACCGGTCGGTTTCATCGGCGCCGTCGAGTCCAAACAGGCCCTCGCGGCCCACCCGGCGGGCATCCCGTACCTGGTCGTACACGGTCGCAGGGGCGGCAGCGCGGTCACCGCCGCCGCGGTCAACGGCATCGCGAACGAGGTGGAGTGA